Proteins co-encoded in one Bradyrhizobium sp. 170 genomic window:
- a CDS encoding PDR/VanB family oxidoreductase, whose amino-acid sequence MRFAEQWSWCTVETVRDMTPTIREFRLRPENGHVAPYPAGSHIGVTVLIDGQPARRSYSLVENSDPNTYRIAVRRAPDSRGGSRGMWSLTPGARVETSNPASLLEIDWTRKNYCLIAGGIGITPITGIAAALRRRNIDAALHYAVKSRGDAAFLDELATLLDDLLIVHASDEGARLDLDTTFRALPDDAIAIMCGPMRMLEAARRAWNDAGRAPADLRYETFGSSGLKPTAEFRVRLKDTDTELVVPQNSSMLDALNGAGFEVISDCQRGECGVCAVDVIAVEGEIDHRDVFFSDQQKHDNRKICPCVSRAIGVVTIDTLYRPEATHR is encoded by the coding sequence ATGCGTTTTGCCGAGCAATGGAGCTGGTGCACCGTCGAAACCGTCCGCGACATGACGCCCACGATCCGCGAATTCAGACTGCGCCCCGAGAACGGCCATGTCGCGCCCTACCCGGCCGGCAGCCATATCGGCGTTACCGTGCTGATCGACGGACAGCCCGCGCGGCGCTCGTATTCGCTGGTGGAGAACAGCGATCCCAACACCTATCGCATTGCGGTGCGGCGGGCCCCGGATAGCCGCGGCGGCTCGCGCGGGATGTGGAGCTTGACGCCGGGCGCGCGGGTCGAGACGTCAAATCCGGCGTCCCTGCTCGAAATCGACTGGACGAGGAAGAACTATTGCCTGATCGCCGGCGGCATCGGCATCACGCCGATCACAGGTATCGCAGCCGCCCTGCGCCGCAGGAATATCGACGCCGCCCTGCACTACGCCGTCAAATCACGCGGCGACGCCGCCTTCCTTGACGAGCTAGCGACGCTGCTCGACGACCTCTTGATCGTGCACGCCTCCGATGAAGGCGCGCGGCTCGATCTGGATACCACCTTCCGCGCTTTGCCTGACGATGCCATCGCCATCATGTGCGGACCGATGCGGATGCTGGAGGCGGCGCGGCGTGCCTGGAACGACGCGGGACGCGCACCGGCCGATCTGCGCTATGAGACGTTCGGCTCGAGCGGCCTGAAGCCGACGGCCGAATTCCGCGTGCGGCTGAAGGATACCGACACCGAACTCGTCGTGCCGCAGAACAGCTCGATGCTGGACGCGCTGAACGGCGCAGGCTTCGAGGTGATATCGGATTGCCAGCGCGGTGAATGCGGCGTCTGCGCCGTCGACGTCATTGCCGTCGAGGGCGAGATCGATCATCGCGACGTGTTCTTCAGCGACCAGCAGAAGCACGACAACCGCAAGATCTGCCCCTGCGTGTCACGCGCGATTGGCGTCGTCACCATCGACACGCTGTACCGGCCGGAAGCGACGCATCGTTAA
- a CDS encoding GntR family transcriptional regulator: MSERDAERSVSQTVRAQLALRDMILSGRLRPGERISELQAVDITGVSRTPVRLALVRLEDEGLLQAIPSGGFMVKAFTERDILDSIELRGALEGLAARFAAERGVSARSLEPLKECLADLDQLVRQDPISVEAFSAYVTMNARFHALLNELSASAPLIREIDRVSALPFASPSAFVMAQSALPEAHQILLLGQDHHRIVVDAIENREGARAEAVMREHSRLAARNLRLAIRNRTHLELMPALALLKSSAE, encoded by the coding sequence ATGAGCGAACGCGACGCCGAGCGCTCCGTCTCACAGACCGTGCGCGCGCAACTCGCGCTGCGCGACATGATCCTGTCGGGGCGGCTGCGCCCGGGCGAGCGCATCTCCGAATTGCAGGCGGTCGATATCACCGGCGTGTCGCGGACGCCGGTGCGGCTGGCGCTGGTGCGGCTGGAGGACGAAGGCCTGCTGCAGGCGATCCCCTCCGGCGGCTTCATGGTGAAGGCGTTTACCGAACGCGACATCCTGGATTCGATCGAACTGCGCGGCGCGCTGGAGGGCCTCGCGGCCCGCTTTGCGGCCGAGCGCGGCGTCAGCGCGCGCAGCCTCGAGCCATTGAAGGAATGCCTAGCCGACCTCGACCAACTGGTTCGCCAGGATCCGATTTCGGTCGAAGCCTTTTCCGCCTATGTCACCATGAACGCGCGCTTTCATGCATTACTCAATGAACTATCCGCGAGCGCACCGCTGATCCGCGAAATCGACCGCGTCTCCGCGCTGCCGTTCGCCTCGCCAAGCGCTTTCGTGATGGCGCAGTCGGCGTTGCCGGAAGCGCATCAGATCCTGCTGCTCGGGCAGGATCATCATCGCATCGTGGTCGACGCCATCGAGAACCGCGAGGGCGCGCGGGCCGAGGCCGTGATGCGCGAACATTCGCGCCTCGCCGCGCGCAATCTGCGGCTTGCGATCCGAAACCGCACGCATCTCGAACTGATGCCTGCCCTCGCTTTGCTCAAATCGTCAGCCGAATAG
- a CDS encoding aromatic ring-hydroxylating dioxygenase subunit alpha, which translates to MPSPFPLNAWYAAAWDVDLKHALFPRTICGKHVVMYRQSDGRVCALEDACWHRLVPLSKGRLDGDTVVCGYHGLKFNAQGRCTYMPSQDTINPSACVRSYPVVERHRFIWLWMGDPALADPALVPDMHWNDDPAWAGDGKTIHVKCDYRLVVDNLMDLTHEAFVHGSSIGNDHVAEAPFDVTHGDKTVTVTRWMHGIDAPPFWAAQLQKPGAVDRWQIINFQAPGTVNIDVGVAPAGTGAPDGDRSQGVNGFVLNTMTPETETTCHYFWAFVRNYRTTEQKLTTEIRDGVAGIFHEDEIILEAQQRAMNENPDRTFYNLNIDAGAMWARRVIDRMVARETGPHTAQAAE; encoded by the coding sequence ATGCCGTCACCCTTCCCGCTCAACGCCTGGTACGCCGCCGCCTGGGATGTCGATCTCAAGCACGCGCTGTTTCCGCGCACGATCTGCGGCAAGCATGTCGTGATGTATCGCCAGTCAGATGGACGGGTGTGCGCGCTGGAGGACGCCTGCTGGCACCGGCTGGTGCCGCTGTCCAAGGGACGGCTCGACGGCGACACGGTCGTCTGCGGCTATCACGGGCTGAAATTCAACGCGCAGGGCCGCTGCACCTACATGCCCTCGCAGGACACCATCAACCCCTCGGCCTGCGTGCGTTCCTATCCGGTGGTCGAACGGCATCGCTTCATCTGGCTATGGATGGGCGATCCGGCGCTGGCTGATCCCGCGCTGGTGCCTGACATGCACTGGAATGACGATCCGGCCTGGGCCGGCGACGGCAAGACCATTCATGTGAAGTGCGACTACCGCCTCGTGGTCGACAATCTGATGGACCTGACCCACGAGGCTTTCGTGCATGGCTCCAGCATCGGCAACGACCATGTCGCCGAAGCCCCGTTCGACGTCACCCATGGCGACAAGACCGTGACCGTGACGCGCTGGATGCACGGCATCGACGCGCCGCCGTTCTGGGCGGCGCAGTTGCAGAAGCCGGGTGCGGTCGACCGCTGGCAGATCATAAATTTCCAGGCGCCCGGCACCGTCAATATCGACGTCGGCGTGGCGCCGGCCGGCACCGGCGCGCCGGACGGCGACCGCTCGCAGGGCGTCAACGGTTTTGTGCTCAACACCATGACGCCGGAGACCGAGACCACCTGCCACTATTTCTGGGCCTTCGTCCGCAATTACCGGACGACCGAGCAGAAGCTGACCACCGAAATCCGCGACGGCGTTGCCGGCATCTTCCACGAGGATGAAATCATCCTCGAAGCGCAGCAGCGCGCGATGAACGAAAATCCGGATCGCACCTTCTACAACCTCAACATCGACGCCGGTGCGATGTGGGCGCGGCGCGTGATCGACCGCATGGTCGCGCGCGAAACCGGACCGCATACCGCGCAAGCCGCGGAGTAA
- a CDS encoding acetylserotonin O-methyltransferase has translation MSSQVSALRLFDLIQSHRVTAVIYVAARLGLSELLRNGPQTLGKLAQATGADERALGRLLTALSTIGICERDGEDSYALTEVGACLDSAAEQSFKSWAIFEGEMISKAWSGMLESVMTGRTAAELQGLANTFELMGRTPEIVEKFNAAMTELTRLVTPDVLRSYDFGGIRHLMDVGGGSGELLGAIAQQNRKLRGTVFDLPRCADVASQHLRQIGISDRVEFVAGDFFKSVPAIADAVILKSIIHDWDDARSITILQNCRKALPGGGKLLLVERLMPETPTMSDDDREQALSDLNMLRGPGGLERTERQYRELLDRSGFDLVTTYSAGRFNLIEACPR, from the coding sequence ATGTCATCTCAAGTATCGGCCCTCAGGCTTTTCGATTTGATCCAGTCGCACCGTGTGACGGCGGTGATCTATGTCGCGGCCAGACTCGGGCTCTCCGAGTTGCTGCGAAACGGCCCGCAGACGCTTGGCAAGCTCGCACAGGCAACCGGCGCCGACGAGCGGGCGCTTGGGCGTCTGCTCACGGCGCTCTCCACCATCGGCATATGCGAAAGGGATGGCGAAGATTCCTACGCATTGACGGAAGTGGGCGCCTGCCTCGACAGCGCCGCCGAGCAATCGTTCAAGAGCTGGGCGATCTTTGAAGGCGAGATGATTTCAAAGGCCTGGAGCGGAATGCTTGAATCCGTGATGACCGGCAGGACCGCGGCGGAGTTGCAGGGCCTTGCCAACACTTTCGAGCTGATGGGGCGAACACCTGAAATCGTCGAGAAATTCAATGCGGCGATGACCGAGCTCACACGGCTGGTGACGCCGGATGTGCTTCGCTCCTACGATTTCGGCGGGATACGCCACCTGATGGACGTCGGCGGCGGGTCCGGTGAATTGCTCGGCGCCATCGCGCAGCAAAACCGGAAACTGCGCGGAACTGTTTTCGATCTTCCGAGGTGCGCCGACGTTGCGAGCCAACATCTCCGGCAGATCGGCATCAGCGACCGCGTGGAATTTGTCGCCGGCGATTTCTTCAAATCGGTTCCGGCGATCGCAGATGCCGTCATCCTCAAGAGCATCATTCACGACTGGGATGATGCGCGCAGCATCACGATCCTGCAAAACTGTCGCAAGGCGCTCCCGGGCGGAGGCAAGCTGCTTCTGGTGGAACGGCTGATGCCGGAGACGCCAACCATGTCGGATGACGACAGGGAGCAGGCGTTGAGCGATCTGAACATGCTGCGCGGGCCTGGAGGGCTCGAGCGCACCGAGCGCCAGTACCGCGAATTGCTCGACCGAAGCGGCTTCGATCTGGTTACGACCTATTCAGCCGGCCGCTTCAACCTGATTGAGGCGTGTCCTCGTTGA
- a CDS encoding NAD(P)/FAD-dependent oxidoreductase: protein MNVQTQIDKASPRTTEHFDVLIAGAGISGVGAAYHLTTQCPGTSFVALEAQKTFGGTWTTHRYPGIRSDSDLHTFGYRFKPWTTAPIASAQEILKYMGDVIEENDLAPHIRYQHTITSAKWSSAENLWTIEATRTDTGEQLRFTTNFFWMCQGYYRHTEGYMPEWKDMARFKGRIVHPQKWPEDLDYKNKRVIVIGSGATAATLIPALAGDCAHVTMLQRSPTYFRTGRNAIEIAEQLRQLQVDEEWIHEITRRKILFDQDAFTRKTFEEPEAAKKDLLSAVEAYLGKDYDIATHFTPKYRPWRQRIAFIPDGDLFQGIKSGKASVVTDEIDRFTEKGILLKSGKELEADIIVTATGFNLCANGDIEFAVDGKPLDFADTVTYRGMMFTGVPNLVWVFGYFRASWTLRVDLVADFVCRLLTHMKETGAKKVTPALRPEDHNMPLLPWIDPENFNPGYMMRGMHLLPKRGEKPEWQHNQDYWAEKDEFPAIDLKDKAFVYD, encoded by the coding sequence ATGAACGTTCAAACCCAGATCGACAAGGCGTCGCCCCGCACGACCGAGCATTTCGACGTCCTGATCGCCGGCGCCGGGATTTCGGGCGTTGGCGCTGCCTACCACCTCACCACGCAATGCCCGGGAACGAGCTTCGTCGCGCTGGAAGCCCAGAAGACTTTTGGCGGCACCTGGACCACCCACCGCTATCCGGGTATTCGCTCCGACAGCGACCTCCACACCTTCGGCTACCGCTTCAAGCCGTGGACGACAGCGCCGATCGCAAGCGCTCAGGAAATCCTCAAATACATGGGCGACGTGATCGAAGAGAACGATCTCGCGCCTCACATCCGCTACCAGCACACCATCACCTCGGCGAAATGGTCGAGCGCGGAAAACCTCTGGACCATCGAGGCCACGCGCACCGACACCGGCGAGCAGCTACGCTTCACCACCAATTTCTTCTGGATGTGCCAGGGCTATTACCGCCACACCGAGGGCTATATGCCGGAGTGGAAGGACATGGCCAGGTTCAAGGGCCGGATCGTCCATCCGCAGAAATGGCCTGAAGACCTCGACTACAAGAACAAGCGCGTGATCGTGATCGGCTCGGGCGCGACGGCGGCGACGCTGATCCCGGCGTTGGCGGGCGATTGCGCGCATGTCACGATGCTGCAGCGTTCGCCGACCTATTTCCGCACCGGGCGCAACGCGATCGAAATCGCCGAGCAGCTGCGTCAGTTGCAGGTCGACGAAGAATGGATCCACGAGATCACCCGGCGAAAAATCCTGTTCGACCAGGACGCCTTCACCCGCAAGACCTTTGAGGAGCCGGAAGCGGCCAAGAAGGATTTGCTGTCGGCGGTCGAAGCCTATCTCGGCAAGGACTACGATATCGCGACTCACTTCACGCCAAAGTACCGGCCGTGGCGGCAGCGCATCGCCTTCATCCCGGACGGCGACCTGTTCCAAGGCATCAAGTCCGGCAAGGCCTCCGTCGTCACCGACGAGATCGACCGCTTCACCGAAAAGGGCATTTTGCTGAAATCCGGCAAGGAGCTGGAAGCCGACATCATCGTCACCGCGACCGGCTTCAACCTCTGCGCCAACGGCGACATCGAATTCGCCGTCGACGGCAAGCCGCTCGACTTCGCCGATACCGTGACCTATCGCGGCATGATGTTCACCGGCGTGCCGAACCTCGTTTGGGTATTCGGCTATTTCCGCGCGAGCTGGACGCTGCGCGTCGACCTCGTCGCCGACTTCGTCTGCCGGCTTCTCACGCACATGAAAGAGACCGGCGCGAAAAAAGTGACGCCGGCGTTGCGCCCCGAAGACCACAACATGCCGTTGTTGCCCTGGATCGATCCGGAAAACTTCAATCCCGGCTACATGATGCGCGGCATGCACCTTCTGCCCAAGCGCGGCGAAAAGCCGGAGTGGCAGCACAACCAGGATTACTGGGCCGAGAAGGACGAATTCCCGGCCATCGACCTCAAGGACAAGGCTTTCGTTTACGACTAA
- a CDS encoding MoxR family ATPase, whose translation MKFTGTKDYVATDDLKVAVNASIVLERPLLIKGEPGTGKTVLAEEVSKALGAPLLTWHIKSTTKAQQGLYEYDAVSRLRDSQLGDSRVSDISNYIKRGKLWDAFTHEKRPVLLIDEIDKADIEFPNDLLLELDRMEFFVYETGENIKASLRPIVMITSNNEKELPDAFLRRCFFHYIKFPDADTMGRIVDVHFPGIKKRLVEEALRIFFEVREVPGLKKKPSTSELLDWLKLLLNEDITPEMLRERDPRKLIPPLHGALLKNEQDVHLFERLAFLSRREV comes from the coding sequence ATGAAATTTACCGGCACCAAGGACTATGTCGCCACCGACGACCTCAAGGTCGCCGTCAACGCCTCGATCGTGCTCGAGCGCCCGCTGCTGATCAAGGGCGAGCCCGGCACCGGCAAGACCGTGCTGGCGGAGGAAGTCTCCAAGGCGCTCGGCGCGCCGCTTTTGACCTGGCACATCAAGTCCACCACCAAGGCGCAGCAGGGCCTGTACGAATACGACGCGGTGTCGCGGCTGCGCGACAGCCAGCTCGGCGACAGCAGGGTTTCCGACATCTCCAACTACATCAAGCGCGGTAAATTGTGGGACGCCTTCACCCACGAGAAGCGCCCGGTGCTGCTGATCGACGAAATCGACAAGGCCGACATCGAATTCCCCAACGACCTCCTGCTCGAACTCGATCGCATGGAGTTCTTCGTCTACGAGACCGGCGAGAACATCAAGGCCAGCCTGCGCCCGATCGTGATGATCACCTCGAACAACGAAAAGGAACTGCCGGACGCGTTCCTGCGCCGCTGCTTCTTCCACTACATCAAGTTCCCCGACGCCGACACCATGGGCCGGATCGTCGACGTGCACTTCCCCGGCATCAAGAAGCGCCTGGTGGAAGAAGCCTTGCGCATCTTCTTCGAGGTGCGCGAAGTGCCGGGCCTGAAGAAGAAGCCCTCGACCTCCGAGCTGCTCGACTGGCTCAAGCTGCTGCTCAACGAGGACATCACCCCGGAAATGCTGAGGGAGCGCGACCCGCGCAAGCTGATCCCGCCGCTGCACGGCGCGCTGCTCAAGAACGAACAGGACGTGCACCTGTTCGAGCGGCTGGCCTTCCTCAGCCGCCGCGAAGTGTAA
- a CDS encoding GlsB/YeaQ/YmgE family stress response membrane protein — protein sequence MGIIAALIIGGIAGWLAGLIVRGAGFGLIGNIVVGIIGALLASWLLPQLGVSLGVGWVRDIINATIGAVIILVILSLIKR from the coding sequence ATGGGCATCATAGCGGCACTGATCATTGGCGGTATCGCGGGCTGGCTTGCCGGACTGATCGTGCGCGGTGCAGGGTTCGGGCTGATCGGCAACATCGTCGTCGGCATCATCGGCGCCCTGCTGGCGAGCTGGCTGTTGCCGCAACTGGGCGTCAGCCTCGGCGTGGGCTGGGTCCGCGATATCATCAACGCCACCATTGGCGCGGTGATCATCCTGGTGATCCTGTCGCTGATCAAACGCTGA
- a CDS encoding VWA domain-containing protein gives MFLQFFTSLRDAQVPVTLREYLTLMEALDADLADQTVENFYYLSRAALVKDERNLDKFDRVFGTVFKGLESLLDAMEKADIPAEWLKKLAEKYLTEEEKKQIEAMGWDKLMETLRKRLEEQQGRHQGGNKWIGTAGTSPFGAHGYNPEGVRIGQEKNRNNRAVKVWDKREFKDLDGNVELGIRNIKIALRRLRKFARTGAPDELDLDTTIRETANHGYLDVHMRPERRNAVKVLVFFDIGGSMDSHIEQVEELFSAAKSEFKHMEYFYFHNCLYEGVWKQNKRRFTDRTPTWDVLHKYPHDYKVVFVGDASMSPYEIMVPGGSVEHVNEEAGSVWLDRITRTYPHSVWLNPVAQKHWDYSESTTIIRRLFSERMYPITIEGLEGAMKELVR, from the coding sequence ATGTTCCTGCAATTCTTCACATCGCTGCGCGACGCGCAGGTCCCGGTGACCCTGCGCGAATATCTGACGCTGATGGAGGCGCTCGACGCCGACCTCGCCGATCAGACGGTCGAGAATTTCTACTATCTGTCGCGCGCCGCCCTGGTGAAGGACGAGCGCAACCTCGACAAGTTCGACCGCGTCTTCGGCACCGTGTTCAAGGGGCTGGAAAGTCTGCTGGACGCCATGGAGAAGGCGGACATTCCGGCCGAATGGCTGAAGAAGCTCGCCGAAAAATACCTCACCGAGGAAGAGAAGAAGCAGATCGAGGCGATGGGCTGGGACAAGCTCATGGAGACGCTTCGCAAGCGGCTTGAGGAACAGCAGGGCCGCCATCAGGGCGGCAACAAGTGGATCGGCACCGCCGGCACCTCGCCGTTCGGCGCCCATGGCTATAATCCCGAGGGCGTGCGCATCGGGCAGGAGAAGAACCGCAACAACCGCGCCGTGAAGGTGTGGGACAAGCGCGAGTTCAAGGACCTCGACGGTAACGTCGAGCTCGGCATCCGCAACATCAAGATCGCGCTGCGCAGGTTGCGCAAGTTCGCCCGCACCGGCGCGCCGGATGAACTCGATCTCGACACCACGATCAGGGAAACCGCCAACCACGGCTATCTCGACGTCCACATGCGCCCCGAGCGCCGCAACGCGGTGAAGGTCTTGGTGTTCTTCGATATCGGCGGCTCGATGGATTCCCATATCGAGCAGGTCGAGGAATTATTCTCGGCGGCGAAGTCCGAGTTCAAGCACATGGAGTATTTCTACTTCCACAACTGCCTCTATGAAGGCGTCTGGAAGCAGAACAAGCGCCGCTTCACCGATCGCACGCCGACCTGGGACGTGCTGCACAAATACCCGCACGACTACAAGGTGGTGTTCGTCGGCGACGCCTCGATGTCGCCTTACGAGATCATGGTGCCCGGCGGTTCGGTCGAGCACGTCAACGAGGAGGCCGGCTCGGTCTGGCTCGATCGCATCACGCGCACCTATCCGCATTCGGTGTGGCTCAATCCGGTGGCGCAGAAGCACTGGGACTATTCGGAATCCACCACCATCATCCGCCGGCTGTTTTCGGAGCGCATGTACCCGATCACGATCGAAGGCCTCGAAGGCGCGATGAAGGAGTTGGTGCGGTAG
- a CDS encoding rhodanese-like domain-containing protein, with product MPQTIHRGIKSLIDEANAAIETVSAADAIKAAQDPGVVIVDIRDPREIEREGKIPGAFSCTRGMLEFWIDPQSPYAKPIFQEDKKFIFHCAGGLRSALAAKTAQDMGLKPVAHMGGGFAAWRDAGGPVEKWEPKKKG from the coding sequence ATGCCCCAGACCATCCACCGCGGCATCAAATCCCTGATCGACGAAGCCAATGCGGCCATCGAGACCGTCAGCGCCGCTGACGCCATCAAGGCCGCGCAGGACCCGGGCGTCGTGATCGTCGATATCAGAGACCCCCGCGAAATCGAACGCGAGGGCAAGATCCCCGGCGCGTTCTCCTGCACCCGCGGCATGCTGGAATTCTGGATCGATCCGCAAAGCCCCTATGCCAAGCCGATCTTCCAGGAAGACAAGAAGTTCATCTTCCACTGCGCCGGCGGGCTGCGTTCGGCGCTCGCGGCCAAGACCGCGCAGGACATGGGCCTGAAGCCGGTCGCGCATATGGGCGGCGGTTTTGCCGCCTGGCGCGACGCCGGCGGCCCGGTCGAGAAGTGGGAGCCGAAGAAGAAGGGGTAG
- the sseA gene encoding 3-mercaptopyruvate sulfurtransferase, with product MSSTVDPLVSTEWLAAHLNDPTVKVIDASFKMPGVLPLPKDDYLAAHIPGAVFFDVDAVSDHSNPLPHMFPSAEQFGRDVGGLGIGNDDTVVVYDSGGWVAAPRVWWMFLSFGKDVRILNGGLKKWFAEGRKVEKGEVTPKPSTFKAAFDARRTRSMQQLVANLASRAEQVIDARANERYQGKVAEPRPGLRSGHIPGSLSLPYNHLFDAATGTMKSLEELRAAFSGAGAKLDAPIVTSCGSGVSAAVLTLALYRLGVENPALYDGSWTEWGAADGPPVATGPA from the coding sequence ATGTCATCCACTGTCGACCCGCTCGTCTCCACCGAATGGCTCGCCGCGCACCTGAACGATCCGACCGTCAAGGTGATCGACGCCTCGTTCAAGATGCCGGGCGTGCTGCCGCTGCCGAAGGACGATTATCTCGCCGCGCATATTCCCGGCGCGGTGTTCTTCGACGTCGACGCGGTGTCCGATCATTCCAACCCGCTGCCGCACATGTTTCCATCCGCCGAGCAATTCGGCCGCGACGTCGGCGGCCTCGGGATCGGCAATGACGACACCGTTGTGGTCTACGATTCCGGCGGCTGGGTCGCCGCACCCCGGGTGTGGTGGATGTTCCTGTCGTTCGGCAAGGACGTGCGTATTCTCAATGGCGGCCTGAAGAAGTGGTTCGCCGAGGGCCGCAAGGTCGAGAAGGGTGAGGTGACGCCGAAGCCTTCGACATTCAAGGCGGCGTTCGATGCGCGGCGCACGCGCAGCATGCAGCAGCTTGTCGCCAATCTCGCCAGCCGGGCCGAGCAGGTGATCGACGCCCGCGCCAACGAACGCTACCAGGGCAAGGTGGCCGAGCCGCGGCCGGGCCTTCGCTCCGGGCATATCCCGGGCAGTCTCAGCCTGCCGTACAACCACCTGTTCGATGCCGCGACCGGCACGATGAAATCGCTGGAAGAATTGCGCGCGGCGTTCTCAGGCGCCGGCGCGAAGCTCGATGCGCCGATCGTGACCAGTTGCGGCTCCGGCGTCAGCGCCGCCGTGCTGACGCTGGCGCTCTATCGCCTCGGCGTCGAGAATCCGGCGCTCTATGACGGCTCGTGGACCGAGTGGGGCGCAGCCGACGGCCCGCCGGTCGCGACCGGCCCGGCCTGA
- a CDS encoding L,D-transpeptidase, whose protein sequence is MMNNRILTIYAAIAAGMAGTSLAHAQQGYPAQGQVYQGQTYSTAPGPYVQGGYATDERRRPGEPDFDALDDDDDAPNGQNSAALPPPGPVMSPSDPRYGRPAAAPVYSDRGAPTPTGPILSPDDPRYGRPAGPPPVIYADRPPGSQQQPTYSDRGDSRIPGAGIVYPNDDRAGLRPPGAIGAAPAPGATGALPQPQQPAVGADGRPVQLAALPPEEQPEVGPAQLPPHLRRQEVSFATKEPAGTIVVDTANTHLYYVLGGGRAVRYGVRVGRDGFTWNGVQKISRKAEWPDWHPPTEMIERQPYLPRFMAGGPGNPLGARAMYLGSTIYRIHGTNQPSTIGKFVSSGCIGMLNEDVSDLFERAKVGTRVVVMPGGAPPANTASASAAPPPGGPAAAAGPAPASQAQLAPVPGAQPTVVPPLPAPVTVR, encoded by the coding sequence ATGATGAATAACCGCATTCTGACGATTTATGCTGCCATTGCCGCTGGCATGGCGGGAACTTCGCTAGCCCATGCGCAACAGGGCTATCCCGCCCAGGGCCAAGTCTACCAGGGCCAGACTTATTCGACGGCTCCGGGACCGTACGTGCAAGGTGGCTACGCGACGGATGAACGCCGCCGCCCCGGCGAACCCGATTTCGACGCACTGGACGACGATGACGATGCGCCGAACGGTCAGAACTCGGCCGCGCTGCCGCCGCCCGGCCCGGTGATGTCGCCCAGCGACCCCCGCTATGGCCGTCCGGCCGCTGCCCCCGTTTATTCGGACCGTGGCGCTCCGACGCCCACGGGTCCGATCCTTTCTCCCGACGATCCGCGTTACGGTCGCCCGGCCGGTCCGCCGCCGGTGATCTATGCGGACCGCCCGCCCGGTTCGCAGCAGCAGCCAACCTATTCGGATCGCGGCGACAGCCGCATCCCCGGCGCCGGCATCGTCTATCCGAACGACGACCGCGCTGGCCTGCGCCCGCCGGGAGCGATCGGTGCCGCACCGGCGCCCGGTGCTACCGGCGCACTGCCGCAACCGCAGCAACCCGCCGTCGGCGCCGACGGCAGGCCGGTGCAGCTCGCTGCGCTGCCGCCGGAAGAGCAGCCGGAAGTGGGCCCTGCGCAGCTTCCGCCGCACCTGCGCCGCCAGGAAGTGTCCTTCGCGACCAAGGAGCCCGCGGGCACCATCGTCGTCGATACCGCCAACACCCACCTCTACTACGTGCTCGGTGGCGGACGCGCGGTCCGCTACGGCGTCCGCGTCGGCCGCGACGGTTTTACCTGGAACGGCGTGCAGAAGATCAGCCGCAAGGCCGAGTGGCCGGATTGGCATCCGCCGACCGAGATGATCGAGCGCCAGCCCTACCTGCCGCGCTTCATGGCCGGCGGCCCCGGTAATCCGCTCGGCGCGCGCGCAATGTATCTCGGCTCGACCATCTATCGCATTCACGGCACCAACCAGCCCTCGACGATCGGCAAGTTCGTCTCCTCGGGCTGCATCGGCATGCTGAACGAGGACGTCTCCGACCTGTTCGAGCGCGCCAAGGTTGGCACCCGCGTGGTGGTGATGCCCGGCGGCGCGCCGCCCGCCAACACCGCAAGCGCGTCGGCCGCTCCGCCGCCCGGTGGCCCCGCCGCCGCAGCGGGCCCTGCACCGGCTTCACAGGCCCAACTGGCGCCGGTTCCCGGCGCCCAGCCGACGGTCGTCCCGCCGCTGCCCGCCCCGGTCACGGTCCGCTAA